Genomic DNA from Solanum dulcamara chromosome 4, daSolDulc1.2, whole genome shotgun sequence:
acttttaggatTACACATCAGGTTGAGTTTTGAAATGTGTGTCAttatgacctcgatttttggatcgtgacataaaGACTCATGATACTCATGTCTCATTCACTTGCCACCTATCTCGTGGACAAAGATATAAAAGATgttacattttctttctcaaaaggattttcatagttctcaacttcccaatgatcaataatagtatgaatgaggatgaatgcaatcacaatatataaggcatgaaggtaatattcaactcaacatgtaataccaaattcaaagttctcaaaatttaACCTAACCATAATATTCGCCCTCATTAGACGGTAATGAGAAGTAAGTACATcaattaagtgttcacccctttctcaacaatacaCCACtactcaggcatgctcaaaacACTCAGCTCAACCCCTTAGACGGGCATTACCAGTCAAATAACCTCTACCCATCTctacaagtcataaattacatagtctcaatcaaaaataaaatatcacataaggcccTCACATgggctacacaacacatataagcccttatacgggcatcacaatatccATTAacagtcccaaactacattacaaccccatcccaaagtctacaacatagaatttgactaatcacctCAATTCAGCCCCAAGAAGGATAACCAAACCTAACTCAATTGTCGAAATCGCACTCGAACGCTATACCAGACAAATGATATTTGAATTTAACGCCCGAAATGATaatccactatcaagaatgcaACATACGcatcataaggagtccaatgacacccatattgataggtttcagaatCGCGGgcaaaatagttcaaaaattatttattttcgaaaagggtcaaatctaaaattttattttaaaatcagcTTCTACACAAAAATTGGAGTTCACAggtgaaaaatccataaaaacagAGTAAGATTTGAGGTAAAAATCACCATTTAAAGTTTCATGAAAAACTTCCAAAATTTGAGTTCAAAAACATGAATTCCAAAGTGAAATTACAAGAAAATGGAAGGAAATCGAAGGATTTAAGTTATAAATACTTACCCAAATGAAATTCTCTAAAAATCTACTTCACAAATCGCCCCTCCAAGCTCTTGAAAATCAAATATGGAAGAAAAAACCCAAATCCCCTTTTTAGACCCCTCAAGTGGCGCTAAAGCGACCAAAGGGTCGCTAAAGCGGAAGTTCGCTTTAGCGAACCTGGTCCGCTTAAGCGGACCCCTGCACCAACACAAGAACAACTACTCAAAAATCAAATTTCCAAATTTCCCATCGGACCCTCGAATTTCATTCGAAATCCCGcacacacaaaccatatatgcactcttactaaattcgacgttacggactcaatggaaccatcagaatttgaattcgaggtctccttgatccaAAATCCGATAAGTCACAACTTAACTAGTTTtggcacttgaaatacccaaactaacctcggaacctctaaaaattacaacaaaacCATGTCTAGCGTTTTAAAATCACCCCCGAAACCATTGGAATCATCAGAAATTCAATTCGAGTCTCCGAACtcgatttgttgaccaaagtcaaactaacTCATTTAATACTTTGcttttcaacttaagacctcaaattcacatatcaaccccaaatttGATTTCGACGACTCTGCTAGACCAATTTCtacattccggagctgatgaaactgaCGGAATCCGTGGCTCCGTTTGGTACTGAAATCCATTTTTTACCTCTTAACTCTatagaattcaagaatttgcCCGTTTCACATCTATTAAggctttaacacattcaaccacacaaactgAACAAATAATTACCTAGGGGCACTAATGATacgggtaaaatgataattttgcaCAAATTTCCGAAAATGACCCTTAAGGtcattacataaatattttgggtCATGAGTCTATTAAGGGTAAATAGTTTGAGTTGAGTctaatttggataaataatttcacaattggtttattaggtgtaatttttccaatattttatcaatgtGGAATGCCATATGGCAAGCTTTTtgcaaaaaatagagagagtagagagtGTATATTTCACACACCACTGAGATatgtttttcaaactaataCGTGATAGTTTGGGTATGAAACTTACATTtccaatagtttagatatgaaactaaaaaaaataataatttagatgtgtttttgaTACTTATCTCTTTGCTAAATTGTCATCTTCCAAACATACCCTTAACTTTGATGACCTGAAAGTGGCTATTTGTCGAAATCTCCAATAGGAGCTGGGAAAGTGAGCGGAACAGAAGATGCCCTTATTCCTTACCCATCCGCAAAGCTAATTTCGTCTGTTCCCGGTTCTCCGAGTGAAGTAAGTGGGTTGCGTACAGGAGGACTATGTTCCGGCCCCGGATTTTCCAGGGATTCCCTTTCTTCGCCTAACTTTTTGCCCAAACCCTAAGTTTTCCACCCTCAAGAAAGTAGCCGGAACTGCGCTATGAGTTTTTCTTTCCTCTGTGTTaattactaacacatactctatGTTTTAGGCTATTAGCATACAGTACGCCTGCGATTCTATGCATATATGTAAGGACATTAACAGGTGGAACTGGAAAGCAAACTTCTCGTCTCACTCACTCATATGAAGGAACATGGATAATGAGGTAATCGAGTTTGATATAGGCTTAGGAGGTGGGAGCGAGGACGGGGATGGAGATGATGTCCTTGATGAGGAGACTGTCGCCAAATGTTCCCCTGTTACTGATGGAAATGTTGCAGCAGTTCGAAGTTACTCTCCCCAAGGGGACCTCGATCTTGAACCTTATGAGGGCATGGAATTTGAATCTGAGGAGGCTGCCAAGGCGTTTTATAACTCCTATGCACGCCGGGTTGGCTTCAGCACCCGCGTCAGCTCCTCTCGTCGGTCCAGGAAGGATGGTGCCATCATTCAGAGGTCGTTTGTCTGTGCCAAAGAAGGATTCCGCAATTTGAATGAGAAACGTACCAAGGATAGAGAAATTAAGCGACCACGTACTATCACCCGGGTTGGCTGCAAGGCCGCTCTCTCTGTCAAGATACAGGACTCTGGTAAGTGGGTAGTCTCTAACTTTGTCAAGGAGCACAATCACGAGCTGGTTCCCCCTGATCAGGTCCACTGTCTCCGCTCCCATCGTCAAATTTCTGGTCCTGCCAAGACCCTAATAGATACCTTGCAGGCTGCTGGTATGGGTCCCCGCAGGATTATGTCTGCCCTCATTAAAGAGTATGGTGGCATTAGCAAAGTTGGTTTCACAGAGGTAGATTGTCGTAATTACATGCGGAACAACCGCCAAAGGAGTTTGGAAGGAGACATACAGCTCCTCTTAGACTACCTGAAACAAATGAATATCCAGAACCCTGGATTCTTCTATGCAGTTCAGGGTGATGAGGACCTGTGCACAGGGAATGTCTTCTGGGCTGACTCTAAGGCAAGAGCAAATTATAACTATTTTGGTGATACTGTTACATTTGATACAACTTATAGGTCAAATAGGTACCGGTTACCCTTTGCACCCTTTACTGGAGTAAATCATCACGGACAACCTGTTCTCTTTGGATGTGCTTTCCTAATAAATGAATCAGAAGCCTCATTCATATGGCTTTTTAAGACATGGCTTGCAGCTATGTCTGGTCAACCCCCCTTGTCAATGACAACAGACCATGATGCTGTAATTAGGTCTGCCATCATGCAGGTTTTCCCTGAGACCCGGCACCGTTTCTGCAAATGGCACATCTTAAAGAAATGCCAGGAAAAGTTGTCACATGTCTTCCTTGAGCACCCAAATTTTGAAGCAGACTTCCACAAGTGTGTCAATTTGACAGAGTCTACTGAGGAATTTGAATCCTGTTGGCTTTCTCTTGTTGACAAGTATGAGCTAAGGGATCATGACTGGCTTCAAGTGATATACTTAGATCGCAGACAGTGGGTGCAAGTATATCTCCGTGATGCTTTTTTTGCAGAAATGTCCATAACTCAACGTAGCGATAGCATGAACTCATATTTTGATGGTTATGTGAATGCGTCAACTAATCTAAATCAGTTCTTCAAATTGTATGAGAAAGCTGTGGAGAGCCGTACTGAGAAAGAAGTCAAAGctgattatgatatgatgaatacATTCCCAGTTTTGAAGACCCCTTCTCCAATGGAGAAACAAGCATCTGAGGTTTACACAAAAAAGTTGTTTATGAGATTTCAGGAGGAGTTGGTTGCCACTCTAACTTTCATGGCCAACAAAGTTGAGGATGATGGACTAGTTaccacttatcaagttgctaaATTTGGGGATGACCACAGAGCTTACTATGTAAGATTTAATGTTTTAGAAATGAAAGCTACTTGTAGCTGCCAGATGTTTGAGTTCTCAGGACTTCTCTGCCGGCACGTTTTAGCAGTGTTCAGAGTGACAAATGTTCTGACTCTTCCTTCCCATTACATCCTCAAACGATGGAGCCGAAGCGCAAAGAGCAATGTTGCATTGGAAGACCGTGTTGCTGATATAATCAATTATTATTTGGAATCACATACGGTTCGATATAATATGCTGAGACATGAAGCGTTTAAGTTTGTGGAGGAAGGGGCAGAGACTGTTGATTCTTATACTGTGGCAATGGCTGCTCTGGAAGAGGCTACAAAGAAGATTTTCCTAGCAGTAAAGCATGATGGGAGGATATCTTTAGTAAATGGGCATTGTAGAGAAAACTTGACTAGGAATGGGGTCCGTGCAAATTACAACATTGAGGATGAACAGAGAAGTCTCGCATGTCCACTCTCTGAGGTTAGTCatcttttaatttttgtcaaactACCAGTCACATGGTTCTCTCTTTTGGCTGCATTTCTCATGTCTACGTgcttttttcttaaatttaatttttttaatttggtaATATGATAAAGTTGTCTGGGCTCAAAGAAATAAAAGACTTTGAGGACAATGCTAATTCTAtccagatgataaatataattGCATAATTTTGTTTTCTAAAGATGTTAAGAGTCCCAACAAGTCTACAGCATTATATGAGAGCTAGAGTTGATGGAAGTGGGATGGA
This window encodes:
- the LOC129885236 gene encoding protein FAR1-RELATED SEQUENCE 5 isoform X2, yielding MDNEVIEFDIGLGGGSEDGDGDDVLDEETVAKCSPVTDGNVAAVRSYSPQGDLDLEPYEGMEFESEEAAKAFYNSYARRVGFSTRVSSSRRSRKDGAIIQRSFVCAKEGFRNLNEKRTKDREIKRPRTITRVGCKAALSVKIQDSGKWVVSNFVKEHNHELVPPDQVHCLRSHRQISGPAKTLIDTLQAAGMGPRRIMSALIKEYGGISKVGFTEVDCRNYMRNNRQRSLEGDIQLLLDYLKQMNIQNPGFFYAVQGDEDLCTGNVFWADSKARANYNYFGDTVTFDTTYRSNRYRLPFAPFTGVNHHGQPVLFGCAFLINESEASFIWLFKTWLAAMSGQPPLSMTTDHDAVIRSAIMQVFPETRHRFCKWHILKKCQEKLSHVFLEHPNFEADFHKCVNLTESTEEFESCWLSLVDKYELRDHDWLQVIYLDRRQWVQVYLRDAFFAEMSITQRSDSMNSYFDGYVNASTNLNQFFKLYEKAVESRTEKEVKADYDMMNTFPVLKTPSPMEKQASEVYTKKLFMRFQEELVATLTFMANKVEDDGLVTTYQVAKFGDDHRAYYVRFNVLEMKATCSCQMFEFSGLLCRHVLAVFRVTNVLTLPSHYILKRWSRSAKSNVALEDRVADIINYYLESHTVRYNMLRHEAFKFVEEGAETVDSYTVAMAALEEATKKIFLAVKHDGRISLVNGHCRENLTRNGVRANYNIEDEQRSLACPLSEKNSEHATADSKLIWKKKWQLQVA
- the LOC129885236 gene encoding protein FAR1-RELATED SEQUENCE 5 isoform X3 — encoded protein: MDNEVIEFDIGLGGGSEDGDGDDVLDEETVAKCSPVTDGNVAAVRSYSPQGDLDLEPYEGMEFESEEAAKAFYNSYARRVGFSTRVSSSRRSRKDGAIIQRSFVCAKEGFRNLNEKRTKDREIKRPRTITRVGCKAALSVKIQDSGKWVVSNFVKEHNHELVPPDQVHCLRSHRQISGPAKTLIDTLQAAGMGPRRIMSALIKEYGGISKVGFTEVDCRNYMRNNRQRSLEGDIQLLLDYLKQMNIQNPGFFYAVQGDEDLCTGNVFWADSKARANYNYFGDTVTFDTTYRSNRYRLPFAPFTGVNHHGQPVLFGCAFLINESEASFIWLFKTWLAAMSGQPPLSMTTDHDAVIRSAIMQVFPETRHRFCKWHILKKCQEKLSHVFLEHPNFEADFHKCVNLTESTEEFESCWLSLVDKYELRDHDWLQVIYLDRRQWVQVYLRDAFFAEMSITQRSDSMNSYFDGYVNASTNLNQFFKLYEKAVESRTEKEVKADYDMMNTFPVLKTPSPMEKQASEVYTKKLFMRFQEELVATLTFMANKVEDDGLVTTYQVAKFGDDHRAYYVRFNVLEMKATCSCQMFEFSGLLCRHVLAVFRVTNVLTLPSHYILKRWSRSAKSNVALEDRVADIINYYLESHTVRYNMLRHEAFKFVEEGAETVDSYTVAMAALEEATKKIFLAVKHDGRISLVNGHCRENLTRNGVRANYNIEDEQRSLACPLSELQVA
- the LOC129885236 gene encoding protein FAR1-RELATED SEQUENCE 5 isoform X1, giving the protein MDNEVIEFDIGLGGGSEDGDGDDVLDEETVAKCSPVTDGNVAAVRSYSPQGDLDLEPYEGMEFESEEAAKAFYNSYARRVGFSTRVSSSRRSRKDGAIIQRSFVCAKEGFRNLNEKRTKDREIKRPRTITRVGCKAALSVKIQDSGKWVVSNFVKEHNHELVPPDQVHCLRSHRQISGPAKTLIDTLQAAGMGPRRIMSALIKEYGGISKVGFTEVDCRNYMRNNRQRSLEGDIQLLLDYLKQMNIQNPGFFYAVQGDEDLCTGNVFWADSKARANYNYFGDTVTFDTTYRSNRYRLPFAPFTGVNHHGQPVLFGCAFLINESEASFIWLFKTWLAAMSGQPPLSMTTDHDAVIRSAIMQVFPETRHRFCKWHILKKCQEKLSHVFLEHPNFEADFHKCVNLTESTEEFESCWLSLVDKYELRDHDWLQVIYLDRRQWVQVYLRDAFFAEMSITQRSDSMNSYFDGYVNASTNLNQFFKLYEKAVESRTEKEVKADYDMMNTFPVLKTPSPMEKQASEVYTKKLFMRFQEELVATLTFMANKVEDDGLVTTYQVAKFGDDHRAYYVRFNVLEMKATCSCQMFEFSGLLCRHVLAVFRVTNVLTLPSHYILKRWSRSAKSNVALEDRVADIINYYLESHTVRYNMLRHEAFKFVEEGAETVDSYTVAMAALEEATKKIFLAVKHDGRISLVNGHCRENLTRNGVRANYNIEDEQRSLACPLSEDDMDTKIQELSYQLNCANRKCEVYRANLYSVLKDIDDHKQQLSIKVQNIKLSLKDGL